The Candidatus Gorgyraea atricola genome includes a window with the following:
- a CDS encoding helix-turn-helix domain-containing protein: MKNLLTPKQLSEILQVKLSTVYKWAHYGYIPSLKIGNSIRFREQKVEEWLRKRQRKGRGAYKIDI, from the coding sequence ATGAAGAACCTCTTAACTCCTAAACAACTCAGCGAAATACTACAGGTCAAGCTCTCCACAGTCTACAAATGGGCGCATTATGGCTATATACCTTCTCTTAAAATCGGCAATTCTATAAGGTTCAGGGAACAAAAGGTAGAAGAATGGCTTAGGAAGAGGCAAAGGAAGGGGAGAGGAGCCTATAAAATAGACATATAA